In the genome of Bacteroides mediterraneensis, the window CTTTCCTTGAAGGTGGGCGACAAGCTGTACACCTATTACATTGAAGACAATGTGCGGGCGCGCCGGCTGACGGTGAGCGGGATTTTCCAGACACACTTTTCATCTTTCGACGATTATTTTCTCGTGACGGACATGTACACGGTGAACCGCCTGAACGGTTGGGAACCGGACCAGGTGGGGGGCGTGGAAGTGGCCGTGGCGGACTATGACGACTTGAATACGGTGAACGATGCCATCCGGGCACATATCCAGGAACGGACCGACCGTTACGGGGCGGTGTATTGCTCACGCACGTCGGAAGAACTCTATCCGCAGATTTTTGCCTGGCTGGACTTGCTCGACACGAATGTGTGGGTCATCCTGATTCTGATGACCGGAGTGGCGGGCTTTACCATGATTTCGGGTTTGCTGATTATCATTCTTGAACGTACGCAGATGATTGGAATTCTGAAAGCGCTGGGGGCTGACAATGCTTCTATCCGGAAGATATTCCTGTCGTTCTCTGTCTTCCTCATCGGGAGGGGCATGTGCTGGGGGAATGTCATCGGACTGGCGTTCTGCGTCGTCCAGTATTTCTTTGAGCCCTTTAAGCTGGACCCGGCTACATACTATGTCAGTGCGGTTCCCGTGGAGCTTCATCTGGGCTGGATTGTGCTGCTGAACGTCTGCACCCTGCTGGTGTCTGTGGCCATGCTGGTGGGGCCGTCTTATCTCATCAGTCACATTCATCCTGCAAAATCCATTCGTTTTGAATAAATCCTGTTTCAAAATCAGGAGCAAACGAATCTTTTTTACTAATTTTGCGGTCTCAATCGATATTAAAAATAAAATAACTACATAAAGTTATGGCAAAAGAATTAAAAGAACTTACCAAAAGAAGTGAGAACTATTCACAATGGTATAATGATTTGGTGGTAAAGGCCGACTTGGCTGAACAGTCTCCGGTGCGTGGCTGTATGGTAATCAAGCCTTACGGATATGCCATCTGGGAAAAGATGCAGCGCATCCTGGACGATATGTTCAAGGCTACAGGACATGTGAATGCCTATTTCCCGCTGTTGATTCCGAAATCTTACCTGAGCCGTGAGGCAGAACACGTGGAAGGTTTCGCCAAGGAATGTGCGGTGGTGACACATTATCGTCTGAAAAATGCGGAAGACGGTTCGGGTGTGATTGTAGATCCGGCAGCCAAGCTGGAAGAGGAGCTGATTATCCGTCCGACCTCGGAAACCATCATCTGGAGTACCTATAAGAACTGGATTAACTCTTACCGCGACCTGCCTATCCTGTGCAACCAGTGGGCAAACGTAGTTCGTTGGGAAATGCGTACCCGTCTGTTCCTGCGTACGGCTGAATTCTTGTGGCAGGAAGGTCACACGGCACATGCCACTCGTGAAGAAGCAGAGGCTGAAGCACAGAAGATGTTGCACGTGTACGGTGATTTCGCTGAAAAATACATGGCCGTACCGGTCATCAAGGGTGTGAAATCAGCCAACGAACGTTTTGCCGGTGCCTTGGATACGTATACTATCGAGGGACTGATGCAGGACGGAAAGGCTTTGCAGTGTGGTACGTCTCATTTCCTGGGACAGAACTTTGCCAAGGCCTTCAACGTGCAGTTCGTCGACAAGAACAACAAGCTGGATTATGTATGGGCTACTTCTTGGGGTGTATCTACCCGCTTGATGGGTGCCTTAATCATGACCCACTCTGACGACAACGGTCTGGTACTTCCGCCGCACTTGGCTCCGATTCAGGTAGTGGTA includes:
- the proS gene encoding proline--tRNA ligase; protein product: MAKELKELTKRSENYSQWYNDLVVKADLAEQSPVRGCMVIKPYGYAIWEKMQRILDDMFKATGHVNAYFPLLIPKSYLSREAEHVEGFAKECAVVTHYRLKNAEDGSGVIVDPAAKLEEELIIRPTSETIIWSTYKNWINSYRDLPILCNQWANVVRWEMRTRLFLRTAEFLWQEGHTAHATREEAEAEAQKMLHVYGDFAEKYMAVPVIKGVKSANERFAGALDTYTIEGLMQDGKALQCGTSHFLGQNFAKAFNVQFVDKNNKLDYVWATSWGVSTRLMGALIMTHSDDNGLVLPPHLAPIQVVVVPIYKNDEQLKQIDAKVEGIVNKLRSMGISVKYDNADNKRPGFKFADYELKGVPVRLVMGGRDLENNTMEIMRRDTLEKETRSCEGIEEYVKNLLEEIQQNIYQKALKYRNEHIYKVDTYEEFKEQIEKGGFILAHWDGTPETEDRIKEETKATIRCLPFEADEESLTPGVDMLTGKPSARRVLFARAY
- a CDS encoding ABC transporter permease, coding for MMSNWKFFIARRIYRSREGGKEVSKPAIRIAMAGIAIGLAVMLVSVAVVIGFKHQVRDKVIGMGSDIVVSSIDGAQLYQMNPVVGNDSLLSVIRQIPEVSHVQRYSTKPGMIMTADNFQGMIVKGVAQEYDWTYLKAHLQEGEIPVLTDSVASNRVLISRSMADKLSLKVGDKLYTYYIEDNVRARRLTVSGIFQTHFSSFDDYFLVTDMYTVNRLNGWEPDQVGGVEVAVADYDDLNTVNDAIRAHIQERTDRYGAVYCSRTSEELYPQIFAWLDLLDTNVWVILILMTGVAGFTMISGLLIIILERTQMIGILKALGADNASIRKIFLSFSVFLIGRGMCWGNVIGLAFCVVQYFFEPFKLDPATYYVSAVPVELHLGWIVLLNVCTLLVSVAMLVGPSYLISHIHPAKSIRFE